One part of the Raphanus sativus cultivar WK10039 chromosome 7, ASM80110v3, whole genome shotgun sequence genome encodes these proteins:
- the LOC130497456 gene encoding aspartyl protease family protein 2, which translates to MAPKTLAFSNQEYNTLIVNTLPSSPIFSSPEHESLTSVSESTTSLTVHLSHVDALSSFSDASPSELFNLRLRRDSLRVKSLTNLAAVSTGKNVTKRTTRSPGGFSGDVISGLSQGSGEYFMRLGVGTPASNVYMVLDTGSDVVWLQCSPCKACYNQSDPVFNPAKSKTFATVPCGSPLCRKLDESSECVSRGSKTCLYQVSYGDGSFTMGDFSTETLSFHGARVDHVALGCGHDNEGLFVGAAGLLGLGRGVLSFPSQTKNRYNTKFSYCLVDRTSPGSVSKPPSTIVFGNDSVPETSVFTALLTNPKLDTFYYLQLLGISVGGSRVRGVSESQFKLDPSGDGGVIIDSGTSVTRLTQRAYVAFRDAFILGATRLKRAPSYALFDTCFDLSGMTTVKVPTVVFHFSGGDVSLPASNYLIPVNTQGRFCFAFAGTMGSFVIVKRLFV; encoded by the coding sequence ATGGCGCCAAAAACGCTCGCTTTTTCAAACCAAGAATACAACACACTCATCGTCAACACTCTCCCTTCCTCCCCAATCTTTTCATCACCCGAACACGAGTCCTTGACCAGTGTATCCGAATCCACAACTTCACTCACTGTCCACCTCTCACACGTCGATGCTCTCTCTTCCTTCTCCGACGCATCTCCTTCAGAGCTCTTCAACCTCCGTCTTCGAAGAGACTCTCTCCGCGTCAAGTCCCTCACCAACCTCGCCGCCGTCTCTACCGGCAAGAATGTTACCAAAAGAACTACACGCTCACCCGGTGGGTTTAGCGGCGATGTTATCTCCGGTCTTTCACAAGGAAGCGGAGAATATTTCATGAGGTTAGGCGTTGGAACTCCGGCGAGTAACGTCTACATGGTCCTCGACACAGGAAGCGACGTCGTTTGGCTACAATGCTCTCCATGCAAAGCATGTTACAACCAGTCCGACCCGGTGTTCAACCCAGCTAAGTCAAAGACTTTTGCCACCGTCCCATGTGGTTCTCCTCTCTGTCGGAAACTAGACGAGTCGTCGGAGTGTGTCAGCCGCGGAAGCAAGACATGTCTCTATCAAGTCTCCTACGGTGACGGGTCTTTTACCATGGGAGATTTCTCAACCGAAACGCTGTCGTTTCACGGCGCACGTGTGGATCACGTGGCGTTAGGATGCGGTCACGATAACGAAGGCTTGTTCGTCGGAGCGGCTGGGCTATTGGGCCTGGGCCGCGGAGTGTTATCGTTTCCCTCTCAGACGAAAAACCGTTACAACACTAAATTCTCTTACTGTTTAGTTGACCGGACGAGTCCCGGTTCCGTTTCCAAACCGCCGTCGACTATTGTCTTCGGAAACGACTCCGTTCCAGAAACCTCCGTCTTCACGGCGTTATTGACGAACCCGAAGCTCGACACGTTCTATTATCTTCAGCTTCTTGGAATCAGCGTTGGCGGTTCGCGCGTTCGTGGCGTTTCGGAGTCGCAGTTTAAGCTTGACCCCTCCGGAGACGGCGGAGTGATTATAGATTCCGGTACTTCCGTTACTAGGCTGACTCAACGGGCTTATGTGGCCTTCAGAGATGCGTTTATTCTCGGAGCGACGAGGTTGAAACGTGCTCCGTCGTATGCTCTGTTCGACACGTGTTTCGATCTTTCCGGGATGACGACGGTGAAAGTTCCGACGGTGGTGTTTCATTTCAGCGGAGGAGATGTTTCGCTTCCGGCAAGTAATTATCTTATTCCGGTGAATACTCAAGGACGGTTCTGTTTTGCGTTCGCCGGAACAATGGGGAGTTTTGTAATAGTAAAAAGGCTCTTTGTTTAG